Proteins from a genomic interval of Deltaproteobacteria bacterium:
- a CDS encoding radical SAM protein, whose translation MSKQDYPSYRSFGKDELSLRGQMLYQRLTSCSLCPRDCRVNRLEGELGFCRTGESAIVSSFGPHFGEESPLVGRHGSGTVFFANCNLGCIFCQNYDISHLGRGTPVDASELASIFLKIQNYGCHNLNLVTPTHVIPQVINALEIALEKGFSLPVVYNCGGYEYVESIRVLDGIIDIYMPDFKFMDDDIAFNLTGARDYSTHARESVKEMHRQVGDLKLSREGIALKGLLVRHLLLPEFLSGTEKVLEFISDEISPNTYLNLMDQYYPCYLARSHENLSRRITPEEWRRAVGLARSLGLARLDGEV comes from the coding sequence ATGAGCAAACAAGACTATCCTTCCTACAGGTCGTTTGGAAAGGATGAACTTTCCCTGAGGGGACAGATGCTTTATCAGCGACTGACGAGTTGCTCCCTCTGCCCCCGGGATTGCCGCGTCAATCGATTGGAGGGTGAACTGGGTTTTTGCAGGACGGGAGAGAGCGCAATTGTATCTTCTTTTGGTCCCCATTTCGGGGAAGAGTCCCCTCTGGTTGGCAGACATGGGTCCGGAACGGTATTTTTTGCCAATTGCAACCTCGGATGTATATTCTGCCAGAATTACGACATATCCCACCTTGGTAGGGGAACCCCGGTGGACGCGTCCGAACTGGCTTCCATATTCCTGAAGATACAGAACTATGGATGTCACAATCTCAACCTGGTAACGCCCACACACGTTATTCCCCAGGTAATAAATGCTCTTGAAATCGCTCTGGAAAAAGGTTTTTCCCTTCCCGTTGTCTATAATTGCGGCGGTTATGAGTATGTTGAGTCGATCAGGGTGCTCGATGGAATCATCGATATATACATGCCCGATTTCAAGTTCATGGACGACGACATAGCCTTCAACCTGACAGGTGCCAGAGATTATTCGACACATGCCAGAGAATCGGTAAAGGAGATGCACAGGCAGGTAGGGGATCTGAAACTGAGCAGGGAAGGCATCGCATTGAAGGGACTCTTGGTAAGGCATCTTCTCCTGCCAGAATTTCTTTCCGGGACAGAAAAAGTGCTCGAATTTATATCAGATGAGATAAGCCCGAACACCTATCTTAACCTTATGGATCAATATTATCCCTGTTACCTTGCGAGAAGCCATGAAAATTTGTCGAGGCGCATAACCCCCGAAGAATGGAGAAGGGCTGTTGGCCTCGCCAGAAGTTTGGGCCTTGCAAGACTAGACGGGGAAGTGTGA